The Streptomyces sp. NBC_00576 genome contains the following window.
CCCCTGATCTGCATCAGCGTTTGCTCAAGCTGTGGGTCGAGGCCGAGGTCGCCCGGCTGACGGGGGAGCGGACGCGCCAGCAGCTCGTCGCCGGCCAGCCCGGCCCGGAGGGTGCCGGCCTGAAGCTCTCCTTCGCCCGCCTCAACCAGGAGATCAGCGGCCTGGAGGTCGAACTCCTCGGTGAGGAGGGCCTGTTGTACGAGGACTGGACCATGCGTCGGCCCGAGCTGGTGGACTTCGTCGGCCGTGACGCCGGGTATCGCTACCTCCGCTCCAAGGGCAACAGCATCGAGGGCGGGACCAGCGAGGTCCTGCTGAACATCGTCGCCGAACGCGTCCTGGGCCTGCCCAGCGAACCGCGCACCGACAAGGACGTCGCCTGGAAGGACCTCGCCCGATGAGCACGACGAGCACCGAGCCCGACCTGCTGTACTCGGAGGAGGAAGAGGCGCTGCGCGCCGCCGTCCGGGATCTGCTCACCGACCACTGCGATCCGGCCGACGTGATCACCCGCATGGAGACCGACGCACCGCACGACCTCTCCCTGTGGAAGTCCCTCGCCGAGGGCATGGGCCTGGCCGGTCTGCTGGTGCCTGAGGAGCAGGGCGGCCAGGGTGCTTCGCACCGCGAAGTCGCCGTCGTACTGGAGGAGTTGGGACGCGCCGTCGCACCCGTCCCGTATCTCACGAGTGCCGTCGTCGCCACGGAGGCGCTGCTGGCAGGTACGGGCGCCGCGGCGGGCGAACTGCTCGCCGCGCTGGCCTCCGGCCGGACCGTCGGTGCCCTTGCCGTCGCGCTGAACGTTGCTCCCGGCGCCGCCTACAAGGTCGTCGCGCATGAAGGCGGCCTGCTGCACGGTGAGTTGACCGGCATCGCGGACGCCACGGCAGCCGACGTTCTGCTGGTTCCGGCCGACGACGGCGGCCTGTACGCGGTGAACACCGACGCCGACGCCGTCACCATCACCCCGCAGGTCTCCCTGGACCTCACCCGGCCGGTCGCCACGGTCACCTTCGACGGAGCGTCGGCCCGGCTGCTGGGCGACGCCGAACCCGCCGTACGACGCGCGCTGCGGGCCGGGGCCGGGCTGCTCGCCTCCGAGCAACTCGGGCTCGCCGAGTGGTCGTTGACCGAGACCGTGCGTTATCTGAAGGACCGCAAGCAGTTCAACCGGCCCGTCGGCGGCTTCCAGGCCGTCAAGCACCGGCTGGCCCAACTCTGGCTGGAGGTCGTCGGCCTGCGCGCCGCTGCCCGGAGCGCGGCGGACGCCCTCGCCACCGACAGCGCGGACACCGACGTCGCCGTTGCCGTCGCCCAGTCCTACGCGGCCCCCGTCGCCGTCCGCGCCGCCGAGGAGGCGCTCCAGCTGCACGGCGGCATCGGCATGACCTGGGAGCACCCGACCCACCTGTGCCTCAAGCGGGCCAAGGCCGACTCGATCGCGTACGGCACCTCCGGCGGCCACCGCGCCGCCCTCGCCGAACTGGTCGACCTGCGCGCACCCTGACGTATCCCTGTACGGCCCCGAAAGCCCGCCCCTCTCGTGGGGGCGGGCTTTCCAGTGCGCGGGGCGGACGAAACGAACACACAGCAGCACCCGTGAACGCACCGTGGCGAGTCGGCCAACTCCCTTGCGGGACCCTGCTGCTGGGCCTCACCCGGCCCGCATACTCGCGGAGGCTCCGTCACCCCGGTCGGCTCCGGAGCCGGCCCCGCATGAACTCCAGCCAGGGAGGCAGCGCATGGCCCTCACCACCCGTCGCAGAGCCCTCACCGCCTTCGGCGCCGCCCTCGCGGGCACCGTCGCCCTGCCCGCGGCGCGCGCCGCCGCAGGCGAACCGACGTACGGTCCAGGCCCGTTGTGGCGCGCCCACGCCCACAACGACTACGAGCATCCCCGCCCCCTCCTCGACGCTCTCGACCACCGCTTCGGCAGCGTCGAGGCGGACATCTACCTCGTCGGCGACCAGCTTCTCGTCGCCCACGACCCCGCGGACCTCGACCCGGCCCGCACCCTCGAATCCCTCTACCTCGACACCCTCGCCGCCCGCGTCAGGGCCAACCACGGCTGCGTGTACCGGGGTTACCGTCGTCCGCTCCAGCTCCTCATCGACATCAAGACCGAGGGCTCGCCGACGTATCTCGAACTCGACCGCCACCTCCGCCGCTATCGGGGCCTGTTCACGACGTACGCCCACGGTCGCGTCCACCCCGGCCCGGTCACCGCCGTGATCTCCGGCGACCGCGCCGCCCGGGTGCCCATGGAGGCCCAGCGCGTACGGCGGGCCTTCTACGACGGGCGCCTCGCCGACCTCGACACCTCGGCGCCGGCGTCCTTCGTCTCGCTGATCTCCGACAACTGGACGCTCAACTTCACCTGGCTGGGCGTCGGTGCGTTCCCGGCCGCCGAGCGCGCAAAGCTGAACGGCATCGTGTCGGCGGCCCACGCCCGCGGGCAGCAGGTGCGCTTCTGGGCCACGCCCGATGCGACAGGGCCGGCCCGGGACGCGCTGTGGGGCGAGCTCCTCGCCGCCGGCGTCGACTACCTCAACACGGACGACCTGACCGGCCTCGAAGCGTTCCTCGACGCTCACGAGACGCCGTAGTCCTGCCGCACTCACGAGAGACCACACGTTCGGCCGACACGTCAGCCGCACGGACAAACCCTCCGCTACGCCACACTTACGGCCGAAAGCCGCGAAGTGCGCGTGGCGGAGGAGGTTGACGATGGCCATTTCCATCTCTGTGGTGGTGCTGCTCCTGATCCTGGCGGTGGTCTTCCTGCGCAACGGCGCGCTGAAGCCCAGCCACGCCGTGGTCTGCGTCCTGCTCGGTTTCTATCTGGCCAGCACGAACGTGGCGCCGACAATCCACAGCGGGCTCACGGCGACCGCGGACATCGTGAGCAGCCTCAAGCCCTGACGTCAGGGCGTCAGGACGTCGTGAAAACTCCGATGGCGTTCGGGACGGGCCGTTCGGCGCCGCCGGTCGGATGGTTGCGTACTGTGACCCTGCTCGCTCCGGGTGCTCTGGTGACGAAGGTCGTGGAACCGCCGCCGTCCAGGTTGAAGGCATCCACCGAGCCCAACGTCCGCATGGTGGCGGCGACTTCGGCGACCGTCAGTCCGCTGCGGTACTCGGGCGCACCGTCCACCGCGAGGAGCAGCAGCTTGCGCCCGCCGTTCGCGATGCCCGCGGCGGTGCGCACGGCGGCGGTGTTGTTGTCGAGGCCGCTCAGTGGCCGGCCGCCCCTCAGTACCGGGTAGCCGCCGAGGGCGAAGCGGTACGGGATGTGGCTCGTGGACGCCACCAGACGGCTCTTGACCGTGACCTTCGCGCCGACGAACAGCTTCCGCAGTTGCTGCGCGCCCGTCTCCCGGCCCACCAGAACCGTGGTGTTGGCGGCGATGGCACCGCTGCCGGGGGAGTCCGCCATCCGTACGACCCTGCCCCGCCGCACGGTCACCTCGTAGGTGTCCGTACCGCACGGGGCGGCCCGGTCGGTGTCCGTGCCGCACACCGACCGCGCCCGGGAGACGCTGCCCCAGACCGGGGTGAACGCGCCGATGGAACCCACCGGCAGCGCGTACTGGTTGAGCCCGCCGAGCGCGAACCGGCCCACCGGCGTGGCGACGCTGCCCGACAGGGCGAGATCGTCCAGCCGGGCCTTTCTGTCGGTGCCCACCCCGAGGACGGCCCTGGTGGTGACGCCGGGCGGCATCGCGGGGCCGAAGCGCTGGCCGTTCGGCACCGCCGACTTGAGGACCAGGCCGCTCGCTGTCGCGGGGCCCACGGACGCGCCCGTGGCCGTGACCCCGGGATGCTGGACCTCGCTGATGTTGAAGAAGTCGCCGTTGACGCCCGCGACGGCGCCCCTGGCGTTGGCCAGCTTGGAGACGGCGGCCCGTGCCGCCACCGCCCCCGGGTGGAGGAGGTTGACCCGTACCCGCGCGTTGCCGAGGTCGACGCTCAGCAGGTGGGCATGGGTCACCCCCTTGGCCGCCACGATGTCGAACTGGGCATAGCGCACGCCCGGCGCGATCTGAGTGGCTCTCGGCGCGCCACTGGCCGGTGCCGCCCCTGTCAGGGCGGCGCCGGCCAGCGTTGCGAGTACGGCGATTGCGGAGACTGCTGTTCTGCCCGTTCTGAACGGTCCACTTCCACGCATCCAGACCCCCCTGAACCTGATGTCCCGTCAACTGTCGCAGGGCGCAAGGGGAGCGCAACAGGTGACGATGAGCAGCGCGGGGGCGCGCGGGTGGCTAGGTGTTGACCACCCGGGAACGGATCAGGAAGCGCACTCCCTCGGGTGCCTCCAGCGAGAACCCGCTGCCCCGGCCGGGTACGACGTCCACGATCAGACGGGTGTGGGACCACACCTCGAACTGGCTGCGCGACATCCAGAACGTCACCGGTTCGGGGACACCCTCGACCGCCAGTTCGGCGAGCAGTATGTCGGAGCCGCCGGTCCGGAACTCGCCCGCCGGGTAGCACATGGGCGCGCTGCCGTCGCAGCAGCCGCCGGACTGGTGGAACATCAGCGGACCGTGCATCGCGTGCAGTCGCCGCAGCAGTTCGGCGGCGGCCGGGGTCAGTTCGACGCGCGGGTTCTTCTCAGGCGTTTCCACGGACTCAGTGAACTCCGTGCGACGTTGCGAGAGGGTTGCGGCAGCCCGGGACGCACTGGACATGCGGAAGGCCGCCTCATGGAGAAGCGGCCTTCCAGGACGAACTGTCGGATCAGTTCCGGTCGGTCACGTCCGTGACCCTCCAGCGCTGGTTCGAGCCGGAGTTGGCTATCCACGTGGTGACGGCGGCACCCTCGTTGGTCGCCTGGCCGCCGACCTCCAGGAGGCGGCCGGTGGCCGCGTTGACCAGGGTCCACGTTCCGTCACCGGTGGTCGACATGATCCACTCGGTGGCCGGATCCCGCTTGCCCGTGTCGGGCTCCACGACGGGGACGTTGTCGCGGACGGCCAGTCGCTTGCCCTCGGCCGGGTTGGCGAACACGTACCGCTGGCGGGCGCCCTTCTTGCCGTGCCGGGCGTCGAGCTGCCACTGCTGCGCGACGGTGCCGTTGGCCGAGCCGATGACCAGGCTCTTGCCGCCCGCGGAAACGGTCACGGCCTTGCCGCTCTGCACGCCGGTCAGCGTGTAGGAGTGACCCTTGCTGAACAGGCCGGCGTTCTTCGCGACACCCGAGACGCCCTTGACGGCGAAGGAGGTCACGGACTGGGCGGGGACGGTGTACGTCGCCTTGCCGTCGACGACCTTGACCGGGGCCTGCTGCTTGAGCTTGCCGTCGGCGCTGGTCACGGTCGGCGTGACGGTCGCGTTGCCCTTGATGGTGCGGAACTTGGAGAGGTCGATGGTGACGTCACGGGCCGCGGTGGTGGAGTTGACATGGACGAGCGAGGCGCCCTTGCCGTCCTTGGTCACGGCGGCGGCGCTGGAGGTGTCGTCCACCTTGATCAGCTTGTCGCCCGGCTTGATGAAGTGCGTGAAGTTGCGGGCGGTGTCGAACTTGGTGTTCGTGTAGATCGGGCACGACGCCAGCGTGTCCGTGGACTTGCAGCTGAACGACAGCTGGATACTGCCCCAGTTGCCGCCCTTGGCGGACTCGCCGCCGGGCTTCATGTTGTCGTAGTCCTCGACCGGCTGCCAGAACACCCAGGCCTGGGGCTCCAGTTCACGCAGGTCGTTGACGATCTGCTGGGCGAGACCGAGACCCGGACGCATGTCCGTGAAGCTCTGCCCGTCGCCCCAGTCGCCCTCGACCTCGCTCATCCACAGCGGCTTGTCGGCCGCCTTGGCGAGGTCGCGCACGGTGGTGCGCTGCCCGGTGCCGTAGGTGTGGACGTTCATCTGGTCGACGAGGTCCTTGGAATCCTGCGAGTAGGAGTTCCAGTTGTTCGCGAAGATGGACGGGTTGGTCTCGTCCATCGCCGAGATCTCGGACTTGACCTTGGCCTTCTTCAGCGCGGGGGCAAGCGCGGCGAGAACCTTCTCCTGGAGCGCGGGGCCGATGTGGGCCCCCTCCTGACGGCCGCCGACGGGCTGGCCGTCCGCGCCCAGACGGGTTCCCCAGTAGCCGGTGTTGGGCTCGTTGAACGGGTCGACGGTGTCGACCTTGATGCCCTCGGCCTTCTCCAGACGCTTCGTCGCCCCCGCCATGTAGGCGGCGAAGTCGTCGACCGAATCGGCCTTCAGCTGGTCGGTGTTGGCGTTGAAACCGCCGGAGACATAGCCGCTCTCCGTCATGAACCAGGGCGGCGAGTTGCTGAACGTCTCCCAGTGGGTGATGTCCTTCTTGATGCGGTCCACCCACCAGCGCTGGGTCTTGTCCGCCTTCGGGTTCCAGTCGGCGGCGTCGTCGGCGCTCCACCAGTCGGTGTCCGTGCGGGTGGTGCCCGCGGGCGCCTTCCACCAGCCCTCGACGGCGCCGCCGGCCCGCAGGTAGTCCTTCACGTCGGGGGCGTTGCCGCCGCCGATGTTGTAACGGGCGATGTTCAGCGCCAGCCCGTCGTCACCGAACAGCAGCTTCGCGAGCTTCTCGCGGATCGCCGGGGGATAGTCGCCGGTCGCGTTGGCGAACCAGACCAGACTGGTGCCCCAGCCCTCGAACTTCTCCTGCTTGTACGAGGGATCGGGGGTGACCGTGACGGACGAGGCCGCTGCCTCGACCGCCGCCTGCGCGTCCGGCGAAGGCGCGCTGACCAGAGCGGCCGAAGTGGCCAGTGCGGTGATGCCGACGACCCCCAGAAGGTGTCGCGTGCGGGTACGGCGTGCCAACGTGTGCTCCCAACTCAGATGTGGTCGCTGCGGTGGACCGCCGTGCCCGCACCGTACGCAGGGTGCGCACGGAGACGGGGCACGACGGTGTGCCCCTTGGATCAGGGGAGTTCAGGGGTGGTGCGAGTGCGGATCGGGGTGCCGCTCAGTGGGCGGGGCGGCGCAGT
Protein-coding sequences here:
- a CDS encoding acyl-CoA dehydrogenase family protein, producing the protein MSTTSTEPDLLYSEEEEALRAAVRDLLTDHCDPADVITRMETDAPHDLSLWKSLAEGMGLAGLLVPEEQGGQGASHREVAVVLEELGRAVAPVPYLTSAVVATEALLAGTGAAAGELLAALASGRTVGALAVALNVAPGAAYKVVAHEGGLLHGELTGIADATAADVLLVPADDGGLYAVNTDADAVTITPQVSLDLTRPVATVTFDGASARLLGDAEPAVRRALRAGAGLLASEQLGLAEWSLTETVRYLKDRKQFNRPVGGFQAVKHRLAQLWLEVVGLRAAARSAADALATDSADTDVAVAVAQSYAAPVAVRAAEEALQLHGGIGMTWEHPTHLCLKRAKADSIAYGTSGGHRAALAELVDLRAP
- a CDS encoding phosphatidylinositol-specific phospholipase C/glycerophosphodiester phosphodiesterase family protein, which codes for MALTTRRRALTAFGAALAGTVALPAARAAAGEPTYGPGPLWRAHAHNDYEHPRPLLDALDHRFGSVEADIYLVGDQLLVAHDPADLDPARTLESLYLDTLAARVRANHGCVYRGYRRPLQLLIDIKTEGSPTYLELDRHLRRYRGLFTTYAHGRVHPGPVTAVISGDRAARVPMEAQRVRRAFYDGRLADLDTSAPASFVSLISDNWTLNFTWLGVGAFPAAERAKLNGIVSAAHARGQQVRFWATPDATGPARDALWGELLAAGVDYLNTDDLTGLEAFLDAHETP
- a CDS encoding phosphodiester glycosidase family protein encodes the protein MRGSGPFRTGRTAVSAIAVLATLAGAALTGAAPASGAPRATQIAPGVRYAQFDIVAAKGVTHAHLLSVDLGNARVRVNLLHPGAVAARAAVSKLANARGAVAGVNGDFFNISEVQHPGVTATGASVGPATASGLVLKSAVPNGQRFGPAMPPGVTTRAVLGVGTDRKARLDDLALSGSVATPVGRFALGGLNQYALPVGSIGAFTPVWGSVSRARSVCGTDTDRAAPCGTDTYEVTVRRGRVVRMADSPGSGAIAANTTVLVGRETGAQQLRKLFVGAKVTVKSRLVASTSHIPYRFALGGYPVLRGGRPLSGLDNNTAAVRTAAGIANGGRKLLLLAVDGAPEYRSGLTVAEVAATMRTLGSVDAFNLDGGGSTTFVTRAPGASRVTVRNHPTGGAERPVPNAIGVFTTS
- a CDS encoding DUF779 domain-containing protein, which translates into the protein METPEKNPRVELTPAAAELLRRLHAMHGPLMFHQSGGCCDGSAPMCYPAGEFRTGGSDILLAELAVEGVPEPVTFWMSRSQFEVWSHTRLIVDVVPGRGSGFSLEAPEGVRFLIRSRVVNT
- a CDS encoding RICIN domain-containing protein, with the protein product MARRTRTRHLLGVVGITALATSAALVSAPSPDAQAAVEAAASSVTVTPDPSYKQEKFEGWGTSLVWFANATGDYPPAIREKLAKLLFGDDGLALNIARYNIGGGNAPDVKDYLRAGGAVEGWWKAPAGTTRTDTDWWSADDAADWNPKADKTQRWWVDRIKKDITHWETFSNSPPWFMTESGYVSGGFNANTDQLKADSVDDFAAYMAGATKRLEKAEGIKVDTVDPFNEPNTGYWGTRLGADGQPVGGRQEGAHIGPALQEKVLAALAPALKKAKVKSEISAMDETNPSIFANNWNSYSQDSKDLVDQMNVHTYGTGQRTTVRDLAKAADKPLWMSEVEGDWGDGQSFTDMRPGLGLAQQIVNDLRELEPQAWVFWQPVEDYDNMKPGGESAKGGNWGSIQLSFSCKSTDTLASCPIYTNTKFDTARNFTHFIKPGDKLIKVDDTSSAAAVTKDGKGASLVHVNSTTAARDVTIDLSKFRTIKGNATVTPTVTSADGKLKQQAPVKVVDGKATYTVPAQSVTSFAVKGVSGVAKNAGLFSKGHSYTLTGVQSGKAVTVSAGGKSLVIGSANGTVAQQWQLDARHGKKGARQRYVFANPAEGKRLAVRDNVPVVEPDTGKRDPATEWIMSTTGDGTWTLVNAATGRLLEVGGQATNEGAAVTTWIANSGSNQRWRVTDVTDRN